One Temnothorax longispinosus isolate EJ_2023e chromosome 8, Tlon_JGU_v1, whole genome shotgun sequence genomic region harbors:
- the LOC139817294 gene encoding E3 ubiquitin-protein ligase SIAH1 translates to MSQLNINTGKRGRGVASTSASTVSALSSSTDLASLFECPVCFDYVLPPILQCQSGHLVCTNCRPKLSCCPTCRGPLGNIRNLAMEKVASNVMFPCKYSTSGCTVSLVHTEKADHEDACEFRPYSCPCPGASCKWQGSLEQVMPHLIMSHKSITTLQGEDIVFLATDINLPGAVDWVMMQSCFGHHFMLVLEKQEKYDGHQQFFAIVQLIGSRKQAENFAYRLELNGHRRRLTWEAMPRSIHEGVSSAILNSDCLVFDTSIAQLFADNGNLGINVTISMA, encoded by the exons ATGTCCCAACTAAACATCAACACGGGCAAGCGAGGGAGAGGGGTCGCGAGTAcctccgcgtcgaccgtttCCGCCCTGAGCAGCTCCACCGATCTGGCGAGCCTCTTCGAATGCCCCGTGTGTTTCGACTACGTGCTTCCACCTATTTTGCAATGTCAGAGCGGACATCTAGTCTGCACGAATTGCAGACCGAAACTCTCCTGTTGCCCTACGTGCAGAGGTCCTTTGG GTAACATCCGTAATTTGGCAATGGAAAAGGTGGCGAGCAACGTGATGTTTCCCTGCAAATACTCCACTAGTGGCTGCACAGTCTCGCTGGTGCATACGGAGAAGGCAGATCACGAGGATGCATGCGAGTTCCGTCCATACAGCTGTCCTTGCCCGGGCGCGTCCTGCAAATGGCAGGGATCGCTGGAACAAGTGATGCCGCATCTTATTATGAGTCACAAAAGTATTACGACCTTACAAG GCGAAGACATTGTTTTTTTGGCAACTGACATTAATCTCCCTGGAGCTGTGGATTGGGTCATGATGCAATCTTGTTTTGGCCACCACTTTATGCTGGTGCTTGAAAAACAAGAGAAGTACGACGGACATCAACAGTTCTTTGCAATTGTACAATTGATCGGATCTAGGAAGCAAGCGGAGAACTTTGCTTACAG ACTAGAACTAAATGGGCACAGAAGACGTCTCACATGGGAAGCGATGCCGCGTTCTATTCACGAAGGTGTGTCGTCTGCGATTTTAAATTCTGACTGCCTTGTATTTGACACCTCCATCGCGCAGCTGTTCGCTGACAATGGAAACCTAGGAATTAACGTTACAATTTCTATGGCCTGA